The following are from one region of the Ornithorhynchus anatinus isolate Pmale09 chromosome 20, mOrnAna1.pri.v4, whole genome shotgun sequence genome:
- the CCDC90B gene encoding coiled-coil domain-containing protein 90B, mitochondrial: protein MRGGWVWRLLRAGDDGGGVRRLVPVEPPALRREEGTEAQRSAPSKATPLPVPSTRPHSLSCPSRSGQTPESSSGLRRLGIPPEDGGESKIPRSPTVDRPPPLRESGRGLAATAPLKSYDMRQVDITPLEQRKLTFDTHALVRDLETHGFEKVQAETIVSALTALSNVSLDTIYKEMVTQAQQEITLQQLMAHLDSIRKDMVILEKSEFANLRAENEKMKIELDQVKRQLINETSRIRADNKLDINLERSRVTDLFTDQEKKLMEATTEFTKKDTRTKSVISETSNKIDTEIASLKTLMESNKLETIRYLAASVFTCLAIALGFYRFWK, encoded by the exons ATGCGGGGCGGTTGGGTTTGGCGGCTCCTCCGTGCGGGGGATGATGGCGGCGGGGTCCGGCGCCTCGTCCCCGTTGAACCCCCGgccctgcggagag aggagggaactgaggcccagagaagtgccccgtccaag gccacgccgcttccggtcccatctactaggccacactccctctcctgcccttccaGAAGTGGGCAAACACCGGAGAGTTCCTCAGGCCTGAGGCGACTGGGAATCCCGCCAGAGGACGGCGGGGAATCGAAGATTCCTCGGTCACCAACCGTTGACCGGCCGCCGCCGTTACGGGAATCCGGACGGG GCCTGGCGGCCACGGCCCCCCTCAAGTCGTACGACATGCGGCAGGTGGACATCACTCCCCTGGAGCAGCGCAAGCTGACGTTCGACACCCACGCGCTGGTGCGAGACCTGGAGACTCACG gcttTGAGAAAGTCCAGGCGGAAACGATCGTGTCTGCGCTGACCGCTCTGTCGAACGTCAGCCTCGACACCATCTACAAGGAGATGGTCACCCAAGCTCAGCAG GAAATAACCCTGCAGCAGTTAATGGCCCACTTGGACTCCATCCGCAAAGACATGGTCATCCTGGAGAAGAGCGAATTCGCCAACCTGAGGGCCGAGAACGAG AAAatgaaaatcgagttggaccaaGTTAAACGGCAGCTAATA AACGAGACGAGTAGAATCCGAGCGGATAACAAACTGGATATTaacctggagaggagcagagtgacggATCTG TTCACAGATCAGGAGAAAAAACTCATGGAGGCAACCACAGAATTTACCAAAAAG GATACCCGCACCAAAAGTGTTATTTCAGAGACCAGTAACAAGATAGATACCGAAATTGCTTCTTTAAAAACGCTGATGGAGTCCAATAAACTCGAGACCATTCGTTACCTGGCAG cttcagtgtTCACCTGCCTGGCCATCGCGCTGGGCTTTTATCGCTTCTGGAAATAG